The following DNA comes from Pirellulales bacterium.
GGGGCAGGGCTATGGCAAGGCAAACGAAGTCCCCCCCAGCGTGGACAAGGCGACCAAGGACGCCACAAAAAATATGAAGTCCGTTCCCTTGGCCGATAATACCATTCCCCACACGGTTACCGGCAAATATGGCACTTCCAAGGTCGTATTATTGCCCGCCAGTCCCGGTACCGGAATTATCGCCGGCGCGGCGGTTCGCGCCGTTTGCGAGGCGGTCGGCATTCACGACGTCCTGAGCAAGTGTTACGGTTCCACCAACGCCATGAATCTGGTCAAAGCCACCATGCGGGCTTTGGCCCAATTACGCACGCGCTCCGAAGTGGAACGTCTGCGGGGAGTCACACTGTCATGAATATTCACGACGTCAATCAAGGCATTCGCAAATACAAAAACCGCAAACGGATCGGTCGCGGTCCTGGTTCGGGTCATGGAAAAACCTCTGGACGCGGTCATAAGGGCCAGGGGCAAATTTCCGGCTGGAAACAATCCGTGGTCTTTGAAAGCGGCTCGAGCAGCCCCCTGGTTCGCCGTATTCCCAAACGCGGTTTTAACAACCAGTGGGCCCGCGAGGTTTTTGCCGTAAATCTGGGTTCCATCGAAAAGCTGTTTGAAACGGGCGAGGAAGTCACCATCGCCACGCTCAAGGCGAAGGGGCTGGCGAATGGCCGGTTTGACTTTTTAAAGATTTTGTCCCAAGGCAATCTGACCAAAAAGTTAAAATTCTACGCCCATAAATACAGCGCGGCGGCCCGGGAGAAGATCTCCCAGGCGGGGGGCGAGATCGTGGAGCTACCGGGACCAGCCCCAGTGGTAAAAAACAAGCAAAAATCGTAATCTAAAGCTGTATTGTTGATGAAATGGGGTTTTTACCCGGGTAAACGCCGTGTCATTTCGCTTGTGGGCTGGGGTTTGGCGGCGGTTGGGATGTGGGCGGTTGATAGTTTGACAGACAATGGGTGTCAAATTTTGCCGGTAAGTGTCCGGACAACGGGGAATTTCACTGATCGCTCTGGCCACAGCCGCAAACTGTGGCTAATTTTTTGTGGGTGTGAAATTTTTCCCCGATTCCCTTATAATTCAGGCTGGAGAGCGCGCAGCGGATTCCTGACACAGACAGTTGCCGTCAGGGATTGCCGATTTTGCCTCTACCGCATCACCAGGGACGATATATGTTAGAAAAACTGCGGGTTGTCTTTACTATTCCGGAACTGCGCAACAAGATCTTTTTGACGTTGGCGCTGCTGGCCGTTTATCGGATTGGTTGGCAAGTGCCGTTGCCGGTTTTTAACCAGCAGGCTTTGCGGGATCTGGCGGGACAAAGCGGCGATGGGCTAGCCAACGTCATGCGCACCGTCGCGATCTTTAGCGCGACCAATTTGCAGGGGGCCACGATTTTTGGTCTGGGGATCATGCCGTACATTTCGGCTTCGATCATTTTACAACTGATGGCCACCTTTTATCCCCCGCTTGAGGCATTGCAAAAAGAAGGCGAAGCGGGGCGCAAGAAAATCAATCAGTACACGCGTTTATTAACCGTGGCGTTGGCCCTGATTCAAAGCTACTTGATCCTGGGCTATTCCTCGGGCAATGGCTCCGTCTTGCCGGAGTTTCTGAATGATCCCAAAAATCTGCAGAGCGGCATGATCTGGTACTGGCAAATCATCTGTGTGTTGATCATGACCACCGGAACGGTGTTTTTAATGTGGTTGGGGGAACAAATCGACGAATATGGCATCGGCAATGGAATTAGTCTGCTGATCATGGCGAACATTTTGTCGGAATTGCCCGGAGCCATGTACAACTCGAGCGACCGTTTTACGCTGGAGTTGGGTGGCTCGGGGGATGGACGCTACGGGGTAGAGTACATCATCTTGTTGCTGGGTCTATTTTACGCGGTGGTGTTGGGGGTTATCATGATGACCCTGGGCCAGCGGCGGATTCCCACGCACAGCGCCAAGCATGTCAAAGGAAACAAAGTCTACGGCGGAACCAAGGAATATCTCCCCTTAAAGGTGAATCAATCGGGGGTGATGCCGATCATCTTTGCCAGCAGTTTGTTGCTGTTTCCGCAGTTCTTCTTTACCTCGATCGCGAACTTCTTTAAAGGGCAGGGGGTGGTCAGCTCCCTGGCTAATGCCCTCAATGACCAGCATTCGCTGACCTACATGACGATCTTCGTGGGTTTGATCTTTTTCTTTTGCTTCTTTTGGACCGCGATCAGTTTTAATCCCAAGGATATCGCGGATAATTTGAAAAACATGGGGGCCTTTATCCCCGGACACCGCCCGGGGACACCCACGGCCAGTTATCTGGAAAAAGTCATGGTGCGGATCACCTATATTGGGGCGGGTTTTTTGGCGTTGGTGGCGATTTTGCCCTTGGTGTTGGGGAGCATTATTGACTTGCCGTCGCAAATCACGGTGTTTTATGGCGGGACCAGCCTGTTGATTGCGGTCAGTGTCGCGTTTGATTTGGTGCAAAAGATAGACAGCCATTTGGTGATGAGGAACTATCGCGGACTTTTGCAATAATTTACGAGAGAGGCGGCGGGTGGTAGGTGGCGGAGTAGAACGGGTGAATTTGGCTGAACCACAGGGGCTGCGTCCCGGATCGGGGACGCGCATTTGCGTTTGGCCCACCGTGGCGGCGGAACACGGAATTTTCGCGGGATCGCCGCGTTTTTTTTCGCCACCAAATCACGTGCGCGAGCGACACGGACATGAGGGTGATTTTTATCGGACCACCGGGCGCGGGCAAAGGAACGCAATCCCAGCGTTTGCTCCGCTATCTGGGAATCCCGCATGTCTCCACCGGAGATCTTCTGCGGGAGGCCGTCCGACTGCATACCCCCGAGGGGCTCCTGGCCGAAAAATACATGAACGAGGGGCATTTGGTCCCCGACCCCATCATGATCAAATTGGTGGGGCAGCGGCTGGATCAGCCTGATTGCCGGGTGGGGTGCCTGTTGGATGGATTCCCCCGCACGCTGGGCCAGGCGCAGGCCTTGGACGAATATTTGCTGGGACATCAAATTCCCCTGCATGTGGTTTTGGAATTGCGGGTGAACGAAGAAGTATTAATCCAGCGTTTGGCGGGGCGGGGTCGGGTGGATGATGAACCAGCGGTGATTCGCCAGCGATTTCACACCTATCGCGAGCGGACCGAGCCCCTTTTAGATTACTATCGACAACGGGGTTTATTAGAGACGATCAACGGCATCGGCACCACCGACGAGGTTTTTGAGCGGATTCGGGCCGCGCTCGAGCGGCACCGCATCCAGCCGAATTAATCGTATAATGAACGGGCGGTAAGGCGTGGCGGGTGGATATTTTATCCAGGCATTAAATTTTGCGGGTGAAACGCGGTAATGCGACGCAGCACGGAAAAATCGACACAACTTCCCAGCCTCAAATCCGCGCGGGAACTTTCGCTCATGCGCCGCGCGGGAATTGTCAACTGGGGCGCGCATCAAATCATCAAACGAATGGTCAAGCCCGGCGCGACCACGCTGGAAATCGACCAGGCGGTGGAACGCTATTTTGCCAAACACCAGGCCATTCCCCTGTTTAAGGGGGTGCCGGGAAAAATTCCCTTTCCCGCCGTCTGTTGCATTTCCCTTAACGACGAGGTTGTGCACGGCATTCCTAAAAACAAGCCCCTGGTCGAGGGGGACATTGTCAGCATTGATACGGGGTGTCGGCTCAACGGTTGGTGCGCTGACTCCGCCCTGACCCACGCCGTGGGCAAAGTCCACCCCGAGACCCAACGCCTGCTGGATGTGACCCTGGGTTGCTTAAATCTGGCAATCGATCTCATGGGCAAAAAAAAGTATTGGGGCGAAGTCGCCGAGCAAATGGCCATCTTTGTCCGCTCCGCCGGCTATAGCGTGGTGGAAAATTTTGTCGGGCATGGCATTGGTCGGGGAATGCACGAAGAGCCTCAGGTTCCTAACTTTGTAAATACCGCGTTTCGCCGCAATCATGATTTCAAACTAGAGCCGGGCCTGGTCATCGCCGTGGAACCGATGGTCAATATGGGAAGCAAAAAAGTCAAAGCCCACCCGGATCAATGGACACAGACGACTCAAGATGGCCGCCCGAGCGCGCATTTTGAACATACCGTGGCCATCACCGAAAATGGTCCCTGGGTCCTCACCGCCGCCCCCCAACCGGAAGAATTTGCCCAATATCAATTACCGGTCATCGAATAATCCCAATTTTAACAAAAAAAGTCACCGGGCGGGGCCTTGCTAGGGGGGGCCAGACCCCGATATACTAACTTTCTTCCAATTTTTTTGAATAAATCGTGGGTGTGAGTCATGAAAGTTCGAGCTAGCATCAAGCGGATTTGCGACGCCTGCAAGATTGTCCGTCGCCGGGGAGTGGTGTTTGTGGTTTGCAGCAACCCCCGCCATAAGCAGCGTCAGGGTTAAAACCGGTTGTTTTTGTGACTCCAAATTTTTGAGCCAGCCATTTTTGTGATGGCGGTGTTTTTTTTGGTGTGGATTGGTCGGGCGCCGAGCCACGCTAGTTGTTGGCTGGGTCATGCATCCCGGCGTTTAAACATTCATTTTTTGGTTTTTTAGCGGTGAACTGATGCCTCGTTTGATGGGTGTGGACATTCCGGCGGACAAGCCCACGGTTTTCTCGCTGCAGTATTTGTATGGCGTGGGACCGGTCATCGCGCGTGAATTATGTCAAAAAGCGGGCGTGGATCCGCAGGCAAATGCCCGGGATATGACCGAGGCGGAAGTCGCGCGAATCGCCACGTTGTTAGACAAGGATTACACGGTAGAAGGGCAACTGCGGCGGGTAACGCAGCAGAATGTCCAGCGACTAAAGGACATCGGTTGTTACCGCGGCACCCGGCACAAACGTAATTTGCCAGTTCGGGGCCAACGGACCCGTACCAACGCTCGCACCCGCAAAGGGCCAAAGAAAACCGTGGCGGGCAAGAAGGGTGTCAAGGATCTAAAGTAGGTTGAACGGGGCGGGGTGATTTTTGTGCCCTGGTCGGGTGTTCGATTTTTTAGCTGGGTCGGTTACGGCAAAGTCGGTTGGTTTAGCTGTGGGTGTTGTTGGGCGAAATTTTTTTGTAGGGGAGAGTTGATTCGTGGCAAAGCAAAGTCAAGCAAGTTCGCAGGCTAATAAGCGCAAGAAAATCCGCCGCAATGTTTCCGCCGGAATTGCGCATATCAAGGCGACATTTAATAACACCACGGTGACCATTACCGATACCAAGGGGGACGCCCTGTGTTGGTCAAGCGCGGGGACCACCGGTTTTAAGGGAAGCCGCAAAAGCACTCCTTATGCCGGTCAATGCGCCGCCCAGCAATGTGCCGAAAAGGCCAGCAAATTTGGCGTGAAAGAGATTGAAGTGCGGGTGAAGGGACCGGGCGCCGGTCGTGAAAGCGCGATCACCGCGTTGCAGGCCGCCGGTATGTCGATCAAGAGTATCGAGGATGTTACCCCGCTGCCGCATAATGGCTGCCGCCCCCCGAAAAAGCGGCGGGTGTAATTACGCTTGTTGGTAGATGATTTTCGGCTGGATGAATTTAATTGGCTTGATTGTCCCTTTTTGCTTTTTTCGTTAATCAGAGCGGTTATGGCCCGTACCACTGGACCCGTTTGTCGCTTGTGCCGCCGTGACGGCATGAAGTTGTTTTTAAAAGGCACCCGTTGCGATACGCCGAAGTGCGCGTTTGAACGGCGGGATGTGCCGCCGGGGATGCACAACACCAAGCGCGGCAAACTGACCGACTATGGGTTGCACCTGCGCGAAAAGCAAAAGGTTAAGCATTATTATGGCGTGCTAGAGCGGCAATTTCGCGGCTACTTTGACCGGGCGAACCGGGGCAAGGGAAACACCGGCGAAGCCCTCATGAGTCTGCTGGAACGGCGGTTAGATAACATCGTGCATCGACTGGGCTTTGCCCAATCCCGGGCGCAGGCCCGGCAGTTGATTGTGCACGGTCATATCAC
Coding sequences within:
- the rpsM gene encoding 30S ribosomal protein S13, whose translation is MPRLMGVDIPADKPTVFSLQYLYGVGPVIARELCQKAGVDPQANARDMTEAEVARIATLLDKDYTVEGQLRRVTQQNVQRLKDIGCYRGTRHKRNLPVRGQRTRTNARTRKGPKKTVAGKKGVKDLK
- the rplO gene encoding 50S ribosomal protein L15, whose protein sequence is MNIHDVNQGIRKYKNRKRIGRGPGSGHGKTSGRGHKGQGQISGWKQSVVFESGSSSPLVRRIPKRGFNNQWAREVFAVNLGSIEKLFETGEEVTIATLKAKGLANGRFDFLKILSQGNLTKKLKFYAHKYSAAAREKISQAGGEIVELPGPAPVVKNKQKS
- the rpsE gene encoding 30S ribosomal protein S5, giving the protein MANESSNRGELTDKIIAIRRCATVVKGGRRFSFAGMVVVGDGRGRVGQGYGKANEVPPSVDKATKDATKNMKSVPLADNTIPHTVTGKYGTSKVVLLPASPGTGIIAGAAVRAVCEAVGIHDVLSKCYGSTNAMNLVKATMRALAQLRTRSEVERLRGVTLS
- the rpmJ gene encoding 50S ribosomal protein L36 — encoded protein: MKVRASIKRICDACKIVRRRGVVFVVCSNPRHKQRQG
- the secY gene encoding preprotein translocase subunit SecY — encoded protein: MLEKLRVVFTIPELRNKIFLTLALLAVYRIGWQVPLPVFNQQALRDLAGQSGDGLANVMRTVAIFSATNLQGATIFGLGIMPYISASIILQLMATFYPPLEALQKEGEAGRKKINQYTRLLTVALALIQSYLILGYSSGNGSVLPEFLNDPKNLQSGMIWYWQIICVLIMTTGTVFLMWLGEQIDEYGIGNGISLLIMANILSELPGAMYNSSDRFTLELGGSGDGRYGVEYIILLLGLFYAVVLGVIMMTLGQRRIPTHSAKHVKGNKVYGGTKEYLPLKVNQSGVMPIIFASSLLLFPQFFFTSIANFFKGQGVVSSLANALNDQHSLTYMTIFVGLIFFFCFFWTAISFNPKDIADNLKNMGAFIPGHRPGTPTASYLEKVMVRITYIGAGFLALVAILPLVLGSIIDLPSQITVFYGGTSLLIAVSVAFDLVQKIDSHLVMRNYRGLLQ
- the rpsK gene encoding 30S ribosomal protein S11, with product MAKQSQASSQANKRKKIRRNVSAGIAHIKATFNNTTVTITDTKGDALCWSSAGTTGFKGSRKSTPYAGQCAAQQCAEKASKFGVKEIEVRVKGPGAGRESAITALQAAGMSIKSIEDVTPLPHNGCRPPKKRRV
- a CDS encoding adenylate kinase; amino-acid sequence: MRVIFIGPPGAGKGTQSQRLLRYLGIPHVSTGDLLREAVRLHTPEGLLAEKYMNEGHLVPDPIMIKLVGQRLDQPDCRVGCLLDGFPRTLGQAQALDEYLLGHQIPLHVVLELRVNEEVLIQRLAGRGRVDDEPAVIRQRFHTYRERTEPLLDYYRQRGLLETINGIGTTDEVFERIRAALERHRIQPN
- the rpsD gene encoding 30S ribosomal protein S4; this translates as MARTTGPVCRLCRRDGMKLFLKGTRCDTPKCAFERRDVPPGMHNTKRGKLTDYGLHLREKQKVKHYYGVLERQFRGYFDRANRGKGNTGEALMSLLERRLDNIVHRLGFAQSRAQARQLIVHGHITVNGHRLDIPSYLVKMGDVIRVKNRVKSLQAVTGILAENTHGVPDFLSRIEGGIPEGRVNRLPAADDVSIPVQANLIIELCSK
- the map gene encoding type I methionyl aminopeptidase; the encoded protein is MRRSTEKSTQLPSLKSARELSLMRRAGIVNWGAHQIIKRMVKPGATTLEIDQAVERYFAKHQAIPLFKGVPGKIPFPAVCCISLNDEVVHGIPKNKPLVEGDIVSIDTGCRLNGWCADSALTHAVGKVHPETQRLLDVTLGCLNLAIDLMGKKKYWGEVAEQMAIFVRSAGYSVVENFVGHGIGRGMHEEPQVPNFVNTAFRRNHDFKLEPGLVIAVEPMVNMGSKKVKAHPDQWTQTTQDGRPSAHFEHTVAITENGPWVLTAAPQPEEFAQYQLPVIE